Proteins encoded within one genomic window of Candidatus Bathyarchaeota archaeon:
- a CDS encoding ABC transporter ATP-binding protein: MGSIVCMNLVKRYGDVTALDGVSFKVDAGEVVGLLGPNGSGKSTTMKILLGFVKPDGGYALVEGVNPVEDPVEVRRRVGYVPENIVLYESLTPKEYFEFVARVRGLTREEYEDRVVKFVKAFEIEEYMDVLITALSKGSKQKVALISALLHEPDVLILDEPLMGLDATSARIFKEYLRMRALRGAAVLLSTHIMEIAEKICDRIVLLHRGRVVVSGSVDEVKSGLESLEEVLLKVTGISGELREVVEALS, encoded by the coding sequence ATGGGAAGCATCGTGTGCATGAACCTCGTGAAAAGATACGGCGACGTCACGGCGTTAGACGGCGTATCCTTCAAGGTCGACGCCGGCGAGGTCGTGGGTCTCCTAGGGCCTAACGGAAGCGGTAAGTCAACAACCATGAAGATCCTTCTGGGCTTCGTCAAGCCTGACGGCGGATATGCCCTCGTAGAGGGGGTGAACCCGGTCGAAGATCCCGTCGAGGTCCGAAGGAGAGTCGGATACGTCCCGGAGAACATAGTTCTCTACGAGTCTCTAACTCCTAAGGAGTACTTCGAGTTCGTGGCGAGGGTCAGGGGTTTAACCAGAGAAGAGTACGAGGATAGGGTGGTTAAGTTCGTCAAAGCCTTCGAGATAGAGGAGTACATGGATGTTCTGATAACGGCTTTAAGCAAGGGTAGTAAACAGAAAGTAGCCCTCATATCGGCTCTACTTCACGAGCCTGACGTCCTCATACTCGACGAGCCCCTGATGGGTCTGGACGCCACGTCGGCTAGGATATTTAAAGAATATTTGAGGATGAGAGCTCTCCGCGGAGCCGCCGTACTGTTATCCACCCATATCATGGAGATAGCCGAGAAGATATGCGACAGAATCGTTCTACTGCATCGGGGTAGGGTAGTCGTCTCGGGCTCTGTGGATGAAGTTAAATCGGGGCTTGAGTCGCTTGAAGAAGTCCTCCTCAAGGTTACCGGCATATCGGGTGAGCTACGTGAGGTCGTCGAGGCTCTTAGCTAG